From Alloacidobacterium dinghuense:
CCGAAGCAGAGCCGACAACGAGCGAGGGAGCATAAGACTCGCTGATGTGAGATAAAGAGAGCCGGGCAGCGAACGCCCGGCTTTTCTGTTTTTACGAGGATCATGGCGGCAGCGATTGAATTTCGGGAGGTGAGCCTGAAGACAGCGGAGGGCCGCGTGTTGCTCGACCGAGTTCATCTGAGTCTGGAAGAGGGAACGACGACGGCAGTGCTGGGTCGCAGCGGGTCAGGCAAGACGACGCTGCTGCGGCTGGTGAATCGCATGCTCGATCCGACGGATGGGACCGTCTTCATTCGCGGCATGGAATGCGAGCAGCACGACGTGATCACGTTGCGGCGCGGTATTGGCTACGTGATTCAGGAGACAGGATTGTTTCCGCACTTTACGGTGGCGCGGAATGTGGGGCTGGTTCCTGAGTTGAATGGCAAGCGGCTTCCGAAGGAAAAGGTTGGTGGGCTGCTCGATCAGGTGGGGTTGGACGCGGAGAAGTTTGCGGAGCGCTATCCGCATCAACTTTCCGGGGGGCAGCGGCAGCGCGTTGGCCTGGCGCGGGCACTGGCGGCAGGGCCATCGCTTTTGTTGATGGATGAGCCGTTTGGAGCGCTTGATCCGCTGACACGCGCCGAGATGCAGGACATGCTGCGCGATCTGCTGAATCGGTTGAAGAAGACGGTGCTGATCGTGACGCACGATCTGGATGAGGCGCTGTATCTCGCGTCGCGCATTGTGCTGCTGGAAGAGGGTCGTGTTGTGACGGATGTAGCGGCGGAGGATTTTCTGCGTTCGGAGATTCCGGCGGTTAAGGCGTACGCCGAGGCGTTTCATCGTGGCCAGAAAGATCTAAGGCAGGAACAACGATGAGCGGATTTCTGGCGCAGTATGGCGATCAGATTCTGTCACTGACTTTCGAGCATCTTTGGCTTACAGGCGCGGCCATGCTTTGCGCGATTGCGATCGGTGTGCCTGCCGGCATCTGGCTGACAAGGCACACAAACTGGGCGAAGCCGGTTCTCGGTTTTGTGAATATTGTGCAGACGATTCCCAGCTTGGCGATGTTTGGTTTTCTGCTGCCGTTGCCGTGGCTGGGTGAAGAGGCAGCGCGCATTGCCATTGTTGCTCTTACCGGGTATGCGCTGTTGCCGATTGTTCGCAATACGTACGCGGGGATTCGTGGTGTCGATCCTACTGTAACTGGAGTTGCGCGCGCGCTGGGTATGACGGATATGCAGCGGCTCTTCAAGGTGGAATTGCCGCTGGCGGCTGGCGTGATTCTTGCCGGGCTACGCACGGCGACAGTGACGTGCGTTGGTATTGCGACGATTGCGGCTGCTGTGGGAGCGGGCGGGCTGGGTGAATTTATTTTTCGCGGTGTTGCGTCGGTGGATAATCGGCTGGTGCTGGCTGGGGCGATTCCTGCGGCTCTGCTGGCGCTTGGCGCGGATGCTCTGCTGGGGTTGGTTGAGCACTGGCTTCGTGTGCCTGGGGCGGCGAAGGCGTGACTGGGCGTTATCCTGCGAAGGACCCCAGGTCTTCTTCGCAGACCTGGGGCACCCATGTTTGCACTTTGCTCGCCTTACTTCTTGGCTTCTTGGTGACAAGTTGTGGCCCGCCGCATCCGAATCATCCGGTGATTGGCGCGAAGAACTTCACTGAGCAGGTTGTGCTTGGCGAATTGCTTGCACAGCAGATTGAAGCGAAGACCGGCATGAAGGTGGAGCGCCGCTTTTATCTGGCGGGAAGTTACATTTGCAATCAGGCATTGATTTCAGGTCGCATCGACGCGTACGTGGAGTACACGGGCACGGCGCTGACGGCGATTTTGAAGCAGCCGTTGAATCGCGATCCTGATGCGGTGCTCGAGACCGTGCGGAATTTGTATCAGCAACGGCATCATATTACGGTCATGGATCCGCTGGGTTTCGAGAATACCTTTGCCATGATTGTTCGTGGCGATGACGCGACGCGATTTCATCTCACGACCTTGAGTGAGGCTGCACAGTACACGCCGCAATGGATTCTTGGCGTGGGTTATGAATTTGAGCAGCGTCCCGATGGGCTGCCGGGGCTGAGCAAGGCGTATGGACTGAAGTTCAAGGAAGCGCCCGTCACGATGGACCTTGGGCTTTTGTATCGGGCGATCGGTTCGCATCAGGTGGACATGATTGCGGGTAACTCGACGGATGGTCCGATTGCTGCGCTTGGTTTGAAGGTGCTTGCAGACGATAAGCATTACTTTCCGCCGTATCAGGCTGTGCCGCTGGTTCGCGATGCTGCTCTGAAGCGCTGGCCTGCGATGGGGGCCGCAATCAATGAGCTTCAGGGTAAAGTATCAGCAGACGACATGCGCTCCATGAATGAAGCTGTTGACGGGGAGCATCGCGATCCGGCAGTGGTGGTGCGGGAGTTTCGTCAGAAGAAAGGGCTTTGAGAAGTATGAATGAATTGCAAACGAAAGTAGCTCCAGCGCTGCAACCGGAACCATGGCTGCGTGGCACATTGACGGAATTGCCTGCGGTGGCGCGCGGAGTCCTACATGCGTTTGAACTGGCGCAGGAAGATGTGAATCGCTGGTGCGAGTCGCTAAGTGAGGCTGATCTGAACGCTCGTCCGTTTGAGCTGGCGCCGATTGTGTTTCATCTTCGGCATATTGCCCGGAGTCTGGATCGTTTGCTCGCTTATGCGGAAGGGAATCAGCTGTCAGCGGAGCAGATTGCTTTGCTCAAGAGCGAGATGGATCCGGGCGCTATTCGTGAAGAGCTTTTTGCTGAATTCAGTCGTGGGCTGGAGGATGCGGCGTTGCGTGTGCGTGCTTTGGCGGCGGGGGATTTGGAACAGGATCGGTTTGTTGGGAAGAAGCAATTGCCTACGAGTGTTGGTGGATTGCTGGTGCATCTGGCGGATCATACGCAGCGGCATGTTGGACAGGTTGTGACTACGGCGAAGGTGTTGATGGCGGGGAAGTAGGGCTGCCATGGGATCGAAGACGCAAAATCTGGAAGTATACGAGGAAACACCCAACGGAACGAGTTGCTATGTTTTCGGGGTTGTAATCCCACTGTTATATCTTCTGTTTGTTCAACGCAAACAGCAAAGCCCTTTTCTTCGTTTTCATTCCTTTCAGTGTCTTTTGCTATTCGCGATATGGACACCGTTCATCGTCCGTATTTCTTGGGCGCGACCTGTCGAGGCATTCGGCACTTTGTTTTGTTCAGTTGCGTGGCTCGTATCTGTGATTCAGGCAGGGCGATGGAAGTGGTTTCATCTCCCAATCATTGGGCGTTTGGCAGAGTGGTTCTCAGAGTTGCAAGTTGTTCCTGACCCAACATCGTTCAGATTCTTCCTCCCGTTGGTCGTCAGAATGACGGCCTTCCCAATATTTAGGAAATGGACCTAGCGAGTTTTGGCTTCCAACTCTTCGTGGATGTGGCCCATCTTTTCGCGCTTCACCTGCAGGTAGCGCTCGAAGGTTTCTTCCGGCTCAACGGCGGCGGAGATGCGTTCGACGACGCGAATGCCGGCTGATTCTAGAGCTTCAACCTTTTCGGGGTTGTTTGTGATGAGGCGTACCGCATGGACGCCGAGCTGCTTCAGGATTTCAGCGGGCAACTCGAATTCGCGGCAGTCGGGTTTGTAGCCGAGTTCGAGGTTTGCCTCTACGGTGTCGAAGCCCTGGTCCTGCAATTCGTAGGCCTTGAGTTTTGCCATCAGGCCGATGCCGCGGCCCTCCTGCTGCTCGTAGAGAAGAATGCCCGCGCCTGCTTCGGTGATGGTTCTGAGAGCCAGCTCTAGCTGCAGGCGGCAATCGCAGCGCAGGGAGTGAAAGACGTCTCCGGTAAGGCACTGTGAGTGGATGCGGATGATGGGCGGCTCGGAGTGGATATCGCCCATGACGAGGGCTACGGCAGCTTCAATG
This genomic window contains:
- a CDS encoding glycine betaine ABC transporter substrate-binding protein, whose amino-acid sequence is MTSCGPPHPNHPVIGAKNFTEQVVLGELLAQQIEAKTGMKVERRFYLAGSYICNQALISGRIDAYVEYTGTALTAILKQPLNRDPDAVLETVRNLYQQRHHITVMDPLGFENTFAMIVRGDDATRFHLTTLSEAAQYTPQWILGVGYEFEQRPDGLPGLSKAYGLKFKEAPVTMDLGLLYRAIGSHQVDMIAGNSTDGPIAALGLKVLADDKHYFPPYQAVPLVRDAALKRWPAMGAAINELQGKVSADDMRSMNEAVDGEHRDPAVVVREFRQKKGL
- a CDS encoding DinB family protein, whose translation is MNELQTKVAPALQPEPWLRGTLTELPAVARGVLHAFELAQEDVNRWCESLSEADLNARPFELAPIVFHLRHIARSLDRLLAYAEGNQLSAEQIALLKSEMDPGAIREELFAEFSRGLEDAALRVRALAAGDLEQDRFVGKKQLPTSVGGLLVHLADHTQRHVGQVVTTAKVLMAGK
- the ribA gene encoding GTP cyclohydrolase II → MPFESVKKVADADFPTRWGHFRILGFEGVVAHPEPCNGNTPAPAKRIEAAVALVMGDIHSEPPIIRIHSQCLTGDVFHSLRCDCRLQLELALRTITEAGAGILLYEQQEGRGIGLMAKLKAYELQDQGFDTVEANLELGYKPDCREFELPAEILKQLGVHAVRLITNNPEKVEALESAGIRVVERISAAVEPEETFERYLQVKREKMGHIHEELEAKTR
- a CDS encoding ABC transporter permease, with the protein product MSGFLAQYGDQILSLTFEHLWLTGAAMLCAIAIGVPAGIWLTRHTNWAKPVLGFVNIVQTIPSLAMFGFLLPLPWLGEEAARIAIVALTGYALLPIVRNTYAGIRGVDPTVTGVARALGMTDMQRLFKVELPLAAGVILAGLRTATVTCVGIATIAAAVGAGGLGEFIFRGVASVDNRLVLAGAIPAALLALGADALLGLVEHWLRVPGAAKA
- a CDS encoding ATP-binding cassette domain-containing protein, with product MAAAIEFREVSLKTAEGRVLLDRVHLSLEEGTTTAVLGRSGSGKTTLLRLVNRMLDPTDGTVFIRGMECEQHDVITLRRGIGYVIQETGLFPHFTVARNVGLVPELNGKRLPKEKVGGLLDQVGLDAEKFAERYPHQLSGGQRQRVGLARALAAGPSLLLMDEPFGALDPLTRAEMQDMLRDLLNRLKKTVLIVTHDLDEALYLASRIVLLEEGRVVTDVAAEDFLRSEIPAVKAYAEAFHRGQKDLRQEQR